A genome region from Populus alba chromosome 5, ASM523922v2, whole genome shotgun sequence includes the following:
- the LOC118051403 gene encoding uncharacterized protein, producing MPPQRKGAAARVSEDTEDLTRHPLQAILLADSFATKFRPITLERPKVLLPLVNVPMIDYTLAWLESAGVEEVFVFCCAHSKQVIEYLEKSEWISQPNFSVVTIESHNSVSAGDALRLIYERNVITGDFVLISGDTVSNMSLTQVIQEHKERRKKDSNAVMTMVIKQSKLSPITHQSRLGTDELFLAIDPQTKQLLFYEEKTDNLRGIIPLDNALLGDNPSICLHNDKQDCYIDICSQEVLSLFTDNFDYQHLRRHFVKGLLVDDIMGYKIFTHEIHSSYAARIDNYRSYDTISKDIIQRWTYPFVPDVMFSGNSATHLEREGMYRASEIEQSRSARIGPFTVIGKGTRIGNNSNISNSVIGKGCSIGSNVSITGSYIWDSVTIEDGCDIRHAIICDGVVIKSGAVLEPGVVLSFKVVIGQQFIVPSYSKVSLYQQPTVEDSDEELEYADNSSGTVDSSITCTMDTLNREMMSETPASQLGPGGVGHVWSICEGGHEEEWRHSVAPIPADKLAEATQSLEDDLEFLNLDGNALSTSGELKPGRNGTDSEDDDAEDSRDDSIYYEKEVEATFLRAVNENIKVPDVILEMNSLRLSYNMTSADCAGAIFYAMMKQALEIPHATAGELRKNAASIIDAWNNLLKFYSKEIDDQIEVIMKFEEMCLESVKEFSPHFSQILHILYDKDILEEDAILRWADEKKDAEESDKVFVKQSEKLIQWLREASEEED from the exons atgccTCCACAGAGAAAAGGTGCGGCAGCTAGGGTTTCGGAGGATACAGAGGACCTCACCCGTCACCCGCTCCAAGCCATCCTCTTAGCAGATAGCTTTGCCACCAAATTCCGTCCAATCACACTCGAACGCCCTAAA GTGTTGCTGCCGTTGGTGAATGTGCCGATGATAGATTACACATTGGCGTGGCTAGAATCTGCTGGAGTTGAGgaggtttttgttttctgcTGCGCGCATTCTAAACAAGTTATCGAGTATTTGGAGAAATCCGAGTGGATTTCGCAGCCGAATTTCTCCGTTGTAACTATCGAGTCTCATAATTCTGTTAGCGCTGGCGACGCTCTGCGATTGATCTACGAGCGCAATGTG ATAACCGGAGATTTTGTACTTATTAGTGGGGATACAGTGAGCAACATGTCTCTCACACAAGTCATTCAAGAACATaaagagagaaggaagaaagacaGTAATGCTGTGATGACTATGGTTATTAAACAGTCGAAACTATCTCCAATTACCCATCAATCACGGCTTGGTACTGATGAGCTTTTTCTGGCAATAGATCCTCAGACAAAACAGCTTCTTTTCTACGAGGAAAAGACCGACAACTTGAGAGGGATTATACCTCTTGATAATGCATTGCTCGGTGATAATCCTTCCATTTGCCTCCACAATGACAAGCAG GATTGTTATATTGATATCTGCTCCCAGGAAGTTCTCAGTCTTTTCACTGACAACTTTGACTATCAACACCTACGCCGTCATTTTGTAAAGGGATTGCTGGTTGACGAT ATTATGGGCTACAAAATATTCACTCATGAAATTCACTCAAGTTATGCGGCTAGGATTGATAACTATCGAAGCTATGACACTATCAGTAAGGACATAATTCAAAGGTGGACATACCCATTTGTACCAGATGTGATGTTTTCTGGAAATTCTGCTACTCATCTTGAAAGAGAAGGGATGTACCGAGCATCAG AAATTGAGCAATCACGTTCTGCACGTATCGGTCCTTTTACTGTTATTGGAAAAGGCACTAGAATTGGGAACAACTCTAATATTTCGAATTCTGTCATTGGGAAAGGGTGTTCAATTGGATCAAATGTTTCAATAACAGGTTCCTATATATGGGATAGCGTCACTATTGAAGATGGCTGTGACATAAGGCATGCAATAATATGTGATGGAGTGGTAATAAAATCGGGAGCAGTGTTGGAACCTGGTGTGGTATTGTCTTTCAAG GTTGTGATTGGACAGCAGTTTATTGTCCCTTCCTATTCAAAGGTGTCTTTATATCAGCAGCCAACTGTGGAAGATAGTGATGAAGAATTGGAGTATGCTGATAATAGCAGTGGAACCGTAGATTCTT CAATTACATGTACTATGGATACGTTAAATAGGGAAATGATGTCTGAGACGCCTGCATCACAG CTTGGGCCTGGTGGTGTTGGCCATGTTTGGTCAATATGTGAGGGAGGTCACGAGGAAGAATGGAGACATTCAGTTGCACCCATTCCTGCTGATAAACTTGCTGAGGCCACTCAATCTTTGGAGGATGATTTGGAATTCTTAAATCTAGATGGAAATGCTCTCTCAACTTCTGGGGAGTTGAAGCCTGGTCGTAATGGTACTGATTCTGAAGACGATGATGCTGAAGATTCTAGAGATGATTCCATTTACTACGAGAAAGAG GTAGAAGCAACTTTTTTGAGGGCTGTTAATGAGAATATCAAAGTACCTGATGTAATTCTTGAAATGAACTCTCTGCG GTTGTCATACAACATGACATCCGCAGACTGTGCTGGGGCAATATTTTATGCAATGATGAAACAGGCATTAGAGATTCCACATGCTACTGCTG GTGAATTGCGCAAAAATGCAGCAAGCATTATAGATGCATGGAACAACCTTCTAAAGTTCTATTCAAAGGAAATAGATGACCAG ATTGAAGTGATAATGAAATTTGAAGAAATGTGTCTGGAATCTGTTAAGGAGTTCTCACCACATTTTTCCcag ATTTTgcatattttatatgataaagaCATTTTAGAAGAGGATGCCATATTGAGGTGGGCTGATGAGAAAAAAGATGCTGAAGAATCAGATAAAGTTTTTGTCAAGCAGTCAGAAAAACTCATTCAG TGGTTGAGAGAGGCAtctgaagaagaagattga
- the LOC118051402 gene encoding probable serine/threonine-protein kinase At1g54610 isoform X1 has protein sequence MGCVLGREVSSGIVSESKEVKNSRVESNRKVEDVSVTKTDSTSSVVEIQNEETQEEKVDGDKKPRGERRRSRKPSNLPGQTRGEQVAAGWPPWLSAVCGEALNGWIPRRADTFEKIDKIGSGTYSNVYKARDLLTGKVVALKKVRFDNLEPESVKFMAREILILRRLNHPNVVKLEGLVTSRMSCSLYLVFEYMEHDLAGLAASPAVKFTEAQVKCYMHQLLSGLEHCHKRGVLHRDIKGSNLLIDNEGILRIADFGLASFFDPNHKHPMTSRVVTLWYRPPELLLGATDYGVSIDLWSAGCILAELLAGKPIMPGRTEVEQLHKIYKLCGSPSDEYWKKSRLPNATLFKPREPYKRCIRETFKDFPPSSLPLIETLLAIDPVERQTAAAALKSEFFTTEPYACEPSSLPKYPPSKEMDAKRRDDEARRLRAASKAQGDAAKKTRTRERHARAMPAPDANAELQSNIDRRRLINHANAKSKSEKFPPPHQDGALGYTLGSSHHIDPALVPPDVPFSTTSFTYSKDPIQTWSGPLVDPAGVGAPRRKKKNTGDARGSSNLPAGKDKSRDAQLKGKKSMA, from the exons ATGGGGTGTGTTCTTGGGAGAGAGGTATCTTCGGGCATAGTTTCAGAGTCTAAAGAGGTTAAGAACTCAAGAGTTGAATCCAATAGGAAAGTAGAAGATGTTTCAGTGACAAAGACCGATAGTACTAGCAGTGTTGTTGAGATTCAAAATGAGGAAACTCAGGAGGAGAAAGTTGACGGGGATAAAAAACCTAGGGGAGAGAGGAGGAGGTCAAGAAAGCCGAGTAACCTGCCCGGACAAACGCGTGGTGAGCAGGTTGCGGCTGGGTGGCCACCCTGGCTATCGGCAGTCTGTGGAGAGGCGCTAAATGGATGGATTCCACGGAGGGCAGACACATTTGAGAAGATTGACAAG ATTGGATCAGGTACATATAGTAATGTGTACAAAGCTAGAGATCTATTGACAGGGAAAGTTGTTGCCCTTAAAAAGGTTCGTTTTGATAATTTGGAACCAGAGAGTGTGAAGTTTATGGCGAGAGAAATCCTCATTTTGCGAAGATTGAATCATCCTAATGTTGTAAAGTTGGAAGGTTTAGTTACTTCCAGGATGTCATGTAGTTTGTACCTGGTATTTGAGTACATGGAGCACGATTTAGCTGGACTTGCTGCCAGCCCTGCAGTAAAATTTACAGAGGCTCAG GTTAAATGTTACATGCATCAACTATTATCTGGACTTGAGCATTGTCACAAACGTGGTGTGCTTCATCGTGACATTAAAGGATCAAATCTTTTGATTGACAATGAAGGAATACTTAGGATTGCTGATTTTGGACTGGCATCTTTCTTTGATCCTAATCACAAGCATCCAATGACAAGCCGGGTTGTTACTCTGTGGTATCGGCCTCCTGAGCTTCTTCTTGGGGCTACTGACTATGGTGTTAGCATTGACCTGTGGAGTGCAGGCTGTATATTGGCTGAGTTACTGGCTGGGAAGCCCATTATGCCTGGTCGTACAGAG GTAGAGCAACTACATAAGATATATAAGCTATGTGGTTCGCCATCAGATGAATACTGGAAAAAATCGAGGTTGCCAAATGCAACTTTGTTTAAGCCTCGAGAGCCTTACAAAAGATGCATAAGAGAGACATTTAAAGATTTTCCACCATCATCACTTCCCCTCATTGAAACTCTTCTTGCAATTGATCCAGTGGAACGTCAGACAGCTGCAGCTGCCCTAAAGAGTGAA TTCTTCACAACAGAACCTTATGCTTGTGAACCTTCTAGTCTCCCAAAATATCCCCCAAGTAAGGAGATGGATGCTAAACGACGAGATGATGAAGCCCGAAG ACTAAGAGCTGCCAGCAAAGCCCAAGGTGATGCTGCAAAGAAAACACGAACACGTGAACGTCATGCTAGAGCAATGCCAGCTCCTGATGCCAATGCAGAGCTCCAGTCCAATATTGAT AGAAGGCGCCTAATTAACCATGCAAATGCAAAAAGCAAGAGTGAAAAGTTTCCCCCACCACATCAGGACGGAGCTCTTGGTTATACTTTAGGATCTTCTCACCACATTGATCCTGCGCTTGTTCCTCCTGATGTGCCATTTAGTACTACCTCATTCACATACTCAAAGGATCCAATACAAACTTGGTCTGGCCCGTTGGTTGACCCTGCTGGCGTCGGTGCTCCAAGGcgaaagaagaagaatacaGGTGATGCACGAGGCTCGTCAAATCTGCCAGCTGGAAAAGATAAAAGCAGAGATGCTcagttaaaaggaaaaaagagcaTGGCTTAA
- the LOC118051402 gene encoding probable serine/threonine-protein kinase At1g54610 isoform X2, whose translation MGCVLGREVSSGIVSESKEVKNSRVESNRKVEDVSVTKTDSTSSVVEIQNEETQEEKVDGDKKPRGERRRSRKPSNLPGQTRGEQVAAGWPPWLSAVCGEALNGWIPRRADTFEKIDKIGSGTYSNVYKARDLLTGKVVALKKVRFDNLEPESVKFMAREILILRRLNHPNVVKLEGLVTSRMSCSLYLVFEYMEHDLAGLAASPAVKFTEAQVKCYMHQLLSGLEHCHKRGVLHRDIKGSNLLIDNEGILRIADFGLASFFDPNHKHPMTSRVVTLWYRPPELLLGATDYGVSIDLWSAGCILAELLAGKPIMPGRTEVEQLHKIYKLCGSPSDEYWKKSRLPNATLFKPREPYKRCIRETFKDFPPSSLPLIETLLAIDPVERQTAAAALKSEFFTTEPYACEPSSLPKYPPSKEMDAKRRDDEARRLRAASKAQGDAAKKTRTRERHARAMPAPDANAELQSNIDRRRLINHANAKSKSEKFPPPHQDGALGYTLGSSHHIDPALVPPDVPFSTTSFTYSKDPIQTWSGPLVDPAGVGAPRRKKKNTGDARGSSNLPAGKDKSRDAQLKGKKSMA comes from the exons ATGGGGTGTGTTCTTGGGAGAGAGGTATCTTCGGGCATAGTTTCAGAGTCTAAAGAGGTTAAGAACTCAAGAGTTGAATCCAATAGGAAAGTAGAAGATGTTTCAGTGACAAAGACCGATAGTACTAGCAGTGTTGTTGAGATTCAAAATGAGGAAACTCAGGAGGAGAAAGTTGACGGGGATAAAAAACCTAGGGGAGAGAGGAGGAGGTCAAGAAAGCCGAGTAACCTGCCCGGACAAACGCGTGGTGAGCAGGTTGCGGCTGGGTGGCCACCCTGGCTATCGGCAGTCTGTGGAGAGGCGCTAAATGGATGGATTCCACGGAGGGCAGACACATTTGAGAAGATTGACAAG ATTGGATCAGGTACATATAGTAATGTGTACAAAGCTAGAGATCTATTGACAGGGAAAGTTGTTGCCCTTAAAAAGGTTCGTTTTGATAATTTGGAACCAGAGAGTGTGAAGTTTATGGCGAGAGAAATCCTCATTTTGCGAAGATTGAATCATCCTAATGTTGTAAAGTTGGAAGGTTTAGTTACTTCCAGGATGTCATGTAGTTTGTACCTGGTATTTGAGTACATGGAGCACGATTTAGCTGGACTTGCTGCCAGCCCTGCAGTAAAATTTACAGAGG CCCAGGTTAAATGTTACATGCATCAACTATTATCTGGACTTGAGCATTGTCACAAACGTGGTGTGCTTCATCGTGACATTAAAGGATCAAATCTTTTGATTGACAATGAAGGAATACTTAGGATTGCTGATTTTGGACTGGCATCTTTCTTTGATCCTAATCACAAGCATCCAATGACAAGCCGGGTTGTTACTCTGTGGTATCGGCCTCCTGAGCTTCTTCTTGGGGCTACTGACTATGGTGTTAGCATTGACCTGTGGAGTGCAGGCTGTATATTGGCTGAGTTACTGGCTGGGAAGCCCATTATGCCTGGTCGTACAGAG GTAGAGCAACTACATAAGATATATAAGCTATGTGGTTCGCCATCAGATGAATACTGGAAAAAATCGAGGTTGCCAAATGCAACTTTGTTTAAGCCTCGAGAGCCTTACAAAAGATGCATAAGAGAGACATTTAAAGATTTTCCACCATCATCACTTCCCCTCATTGAAACTCTTCTTGCAATTGATCCAGTGGAACGTCAGACAGCTGCAGCTGCCCTAAAGAGTGAA TTCTTCACAACAGAACCTTATGCTTGTGAACCTTCTAGTCTCCCAAAATATCCCCCAAGTAAGGAGATGGATGCTAAACGACGAGATGATGAAGCCCGAAG ACTAAGAGCTGCCAGCAAAGCCCAAGGTGATGCTGCAAAGAAAACACGAACACGTGAACGTCATGCTAGAGCAATGCCAGCTCCTGATGCCAATGCAGAGCTCCAGTCCAATATTGAT AGAAGGCGCCTAATTAACCATGCAAATGCAAAAAGCAAGAGTGAAAAGTTTCCCCCACCACATCAGGACGGAGCTCTTGGTTATACTTTAGGATCTTCTCACCACATTGATCCTGCGCTTGTTCCTCCTGATGTGCCATTTAGTACTACCTCATTCACATACTCAAAGGATCCAATACAAACTTGGTCTGGCCCGTTGGTTGACCCTGCTGGCGTCGGTGCTCCAAGGcgaaagaagaagaatacaGGTGATGCACGAGGCTCGTCAAATCTGCCAGCTGGAAAAGATAAAAGCAGAGATGCTcagttaaaaggaaaaaagagcaTGGCTTAA
- the LOC118051401 gene encoding probable nucleolar protein 5-1, which produces MLLLFETPGGFALFKVLDEGKLSKVEDLGKEFSSPDSARKVVKLKAFSKFENTAEALEAATKIIESSTSKGLRKFLRANCDGETLGVADSKLGNAIKDKLKIECVHNNAVMELMRGVRSQLTELISGLATQDLAPMSLGLSHSLSRYKLKFSPDKVDTMIIQAIGLLDDLDKELNTYAMRVREWYGWHFPELAKIIQDNILYAKAVKLMGCRDNAAKLDLSEILPEEVEAELKEAAMISMGSDVSDVDLMNIKELCDQVLSLAEYRAQLYDYLKSRMNTIAPNLTALVGELVGARLIAHGGSLLNLAKQPGSTIQILGAEKALFRALKTKHATPKYGLLYHASLVGQAPPKLKGKISRSLAAKSALAIRYDALGDAQDDSMGLENRLKLEARLRNLEGKELGRSAGSAKGKPKIEAYDKDRKKGAGGLITPAKTYNPSADAVLGRTPDSTARKFEVEPAKEAPASGEEKKEKKKKKRAEEETTVPGDRNGTAEQDGEGEAKKEKKKKKKHQAENDGVQNEAENVEEGGKKKKKRKHSEAEQDEESEMPSKKKEKKKKKKSGD; this is translated from the exons ATGCTTTTGCTATTCGAGACGCCAGGGGGCTTTGCCCTTTTTAAAGTCTTGGATGAAGGGAAGCTATCTAAAGTTGAG GATTTGGGGAAGGAGTTTTCAAGCCCAGACTCGGCAAGAAAG GTGGTGAAGTTGAAAGCTTTTTCAAAGTTTGAGAACACAGCTGAGGCTTTGGAAGCTGctaccaaaataattgaaagctCAACCAGCAAAGGTCTGCGGAAATTCTTGCGTGCTAACTGTGATGGTGAAACATTAGGTGTCGCTGATTCAAAGCTTGGAAATGCAATAAAGGATAAACTG AAAATAGAATGTGTTCACAACAATGCTGTCATGGAATTGATGAGGGGTGTTAGGAGTCAGTTGACAGAACTCATATCTGGTTTAGCTACTCAAGATTTGGCACCAATGAGCTTGGGTTTGTCTCACAGTCTATCCAGATACAAACTGAAGTTCAGCCCTGATAAG GTTGACACAATGATCATTCAAGCCATTGGTTTACTCGATGATCTTGATAAGGAGCTGAACACATATGCAATGAGGGTTCGAGAATGGTATGGTTGGCATTTTCCTGAGCTTGCCAAGATCATACAGGACAACATCCTTTATGCCAAAGCAGTGAAACTAATGGGTTGCCGTGATAATGCTGCAAAGCTTGATCTCTCTGAG ATACTGCCAGAAGAAGTTGAAGCAGAACTGAAGGAGGCAGCTATGATATCAATGGGAAGTGATGTTAGTGATGTTGACTTGATGAATATCAAAGAACTATGTGACCAGGTTTTATCTTTAGCTGAATATAGAGCTCAACtgtatgattatttaaaaagcagGATGAATACCATTGCACCAAACTTGACTGCTCTTGTTGGAGAACTCGTTGGAGCTCGGCTTATTGCCCATGGGGGTAGCTTGTTGAATCTTGCAAAGCAGCCTGGGAGCACTATACAGATTCTTGGGGCAGAAAAGGCTCTCTTCAGAGCTCTGAAAACAAAGCATGCTACTCCAAAATATGGGCTTCTTTACCATGCATCCTTGGTTGGTCAGGCTCCCCCTaaattgaagggtaaaatttcCAGGTCACTAGCTGCAAAATCTGCACTTGCAATCCGATATGATGCTCTTGGAGATGCCCAAGATGACTCTATGGGACTGGAGAATCGGCTAAAG CTTGAAGCACGGTTAAGGAATCTTGAAGGAAAAGAATTGGGTCGCTCTGCTGGGTCAGCTAAGGGCAAACCAAAGATAGAAGCTTATGACAAGGATAGGAAGAAGGGAGCTGGAGGATTGATAACTCCTGCCAAG ACATATAATCCTTCTGCAGATGCTGTTCTTGGCCGAACACCAGATTCAACTGCTAGGAAGTTCGAAGTAGAACCAGCAAAGGAGGCTCCAGCTAgtggagaagagaaaaaggagaagaaaaagaagaagagagctGAAGAAGAAACAACTGTGCCAGGTGACAGAAATGGAACTGCTGAACAGGATGGTGAAGGGGAagctaagaaagaaaagaagaaaaagaagaaacatcaAGCTGAGAATGATGGTGTTCAAAACGAAGCTGAAAATGTTGAGGAGGGAggcaagaagaaaaagaagcggAAGCATTCCGAAGCCGAACAGGATGAGGAATCTGAAATGCCAagcaagaagaaagagaaaaagaagaagaagaagagtggggaTTGA